The following is a genomic window from Pseudomonas lurida.
CCTTGGAAGCCAGCCTCAGCCGCCTCGACACCGACTACCTCGATATTTACTACCTGCACCGCGAAGACCACGACACACCGCTGGAAGTCACGGTATCGGCGATCGGCGACCTGATTCGCCAAGGCAAGATCCGTTACTGGGGCCTGTCCAACTATCGCGGCTGGCGCATTGCCGAAGTGATTCGCGTGGCCGAACGCCTGGGCGTCGACAAGCCGGTGATCAGCCAGCCGCTGTACAACATCGTCAACCGCCAGGCCGAGGTCGAGCAGATTACCGCTGCGGCTGCCTACGGCCTGGGGGTGGTGCCCTACAGCCCGCTGGCGCGTGGCGTGCTCAGTGGTAAATACGCTCCGGACGTCACCCCTGAGGCCGGCAGCCGCGCGGCGCGCCAGGACAAACGTATCCTGGAAACCGAATGGCGCGTGGAGTCCCTGCGCATCGCCCAGCAGATTCAGCAGTACACCCAAGGCCGTGGCGTGGGCATCGTGGAGTTTGCGATTGCCTGGGTACTGAACAACTCGGCGGTGAGTTCGGCGATTGTCGGGCCGCGCACCGAGGCGCAATGGGATGCCTACATCGGCGCATTGGACGTGAAGATCACGACGCAGGATGAGGCGTTCATTGACTCGCTCGTGACACCGGGGCATTCGTCGACGCCAGGGTTCAATGATGTGGGCCACTTTGTATCCGGTCGCGTAGCGCGCACCTGAGCCAGGAAACCTGGCTTTTTGCGCTGGCAAAACCCAGTGTGGCGAGCGGGCTTGCCCCGCTCACCACAACACGCCCGCTCGCCACAGGGTTTGAACCAAACACCTGCGCGTAAAACTTTTTTGCGTCAAACGCCCCAAAACAGCGCAACCCTCTCTCGCCAAAAGCACCATAATCCCCTGCTGAAATCCCCCCTCTTTTGTATCAATGGTTTTTCGCGAGGACAGTGTGTCTAAAGGTGTTGTGTTATCGGTCTTGGCCTCGGTGCTGTTTGCCGTGATGTATTACTTCACATCATTGCTCACTCCATTGAGCGGCCTGGAGATTTTCGGCTGGCGCATGTTGCTCACTGTGCCGTGCATGACGGTCTTCATGATCGTCAGCGGCGAATGGCGGCGCGTGTGGGAGCTGGTACGCATGCTGGCGGGCAGTCCGCGCCTGATTGCGGGTGTGCTGCTCTCTTCTGCCTTGCTCGGCGTGCAGCTGTGGCTGTTCATGTGGGCGCCGCTGAACGGGCGCAGTCTGGATGTGTCGGTCGGTTACTTCCTGTTGCCACTGACCATGGTGCTGACGGGGCGCCTGGTATGGGGCGAGCAGCTGTCCTACTTGCAACGAATCGCAGTATTTCTTGCAGCCCTTGGGGTGGTCAACGAGCTGTATCAGGCTGGCGGTTTCTCCTGGGCAACGCTGGTGGTGATCATCGGCTACCCGGTCTATTTCATCGTGCGCAAATACCTCAAGACCGACCACCTGGGCGGTCTCTGGCTGGACATGGCGCTGATGCTGCCGGTGGCCTGGTGGTTCGTGCAGAGCGGTGAGCAAGGCTTTGCGGTCATGGAGGCCCACCCGAAGCTGTACGCGTTGATCCCCATGCTGGGCTTGATCAGCGCGTCGGCGCTGGTGAGCTACATCATCGCCAGTCGGTTGCTCGCGTTCAGCCTGTTCGGACTGCTCAGCTACGTCGAGCCTGTGCTGTTGCTAGGCGTGGCATTGATCCTGGGCGAGGGGATCAAGGGCGGCGAATGGCTGACCTACATCCCGATCTGGCTGGCGGTGATGGTGCTGGTGTTTGAAGGATTCAAGCATTTGGTGCGCCAGCGCAAGGCCTGATGCGCAGGCAATAAAAAGCCCGGCCGGGACATCCCTCGGCCGGGCTTTTTTTTACTTACTCGGCGGTCAACACACCACGACGCACCTGGTCGCGCTCGATGGACTCGAACAGCGCCTTGAAGTTGCCCTCGCCGAACCCATCATCGCCCTTGCGCTGGATGAATTCGAAGAACACCGGGCCCATCAGGGTTTCCGAGAAGATCTGCAGCAGCAGGCGCTTGTCGCCTTCGATGGAAGAACCGTCCAGCAGGATACCGCGTGCCTGCAACTGATCCACCGGCTCGCCGTGGTTTGGCAGGCGGCCTTCGAGCATTTCGTAGTAGGTGTCGGGCGGCGCGGTCATGAAGCGCATGCCGATGTTCTTCAACGCGTCCCAGGTCTTGACCAGGTCGTCGGTGAGGAAAGCCACGTGCTGGATGCCCTCGCCGTTGAACTGCATCAGGAACTCTTCGATCTGCCCGGCACCCTTGGACGACTCTTCGTTCAACGGGATGCGGATCATGCCATCCGGTGCACTCATGGCCTTGGAGGTCAGGCCGGTGTACTCGCCCTTGATATCGAAGTAGCGCGCTTCGCGGAAGTTGAACAGTTTCTCGTAGAAGCTGGCCCAGTAGGCCATGCGGCCGCGATAGACGTTGTGGGTCAGGTGGTCGATGACCTTCAGGCCTGCGCCCTGCGGGTGGCGTTCTACGCCGTCGAGGTACACGAAGTCGATGTCGTAGATAGAGCTGCCTTCGCCAAAACGGTCGATGAGGTACAGCGGCGCACCGCCGATGCCCTTGATCGCCGGCAGGTTCAGTTCCATCGGGCCGGTTTCGATGTGGATCGGCTGCGCGCCCAGCTCCAGGGCACGGTTGTAGGCTTTTTGCGAGTCCTTGACGCGGAACGCCATGCCGCACACCGAGGGGCCGTGTTCGGCCGCAAAGTAGGAGGCGATGCTGTTGGGTTCGTTGTTGAGGATCAGGTTGATCTCGCCCTGGCGGTACAGGTGCACGTTCTTGGAACGGTGGGTCGCGACCTTGGTAAAGCCCATGATCTCGAAGATCGGCTCCAGGGTGCCCGGCGTCGGCGACGCGAACTCGATGAATTCAAAGCCCATCAGGCCCATTGGGTTTTCGTATAGATCTGCCATGATTTGGCGCCTCATCATTCTTGTGTTTGAAGGTTTCAATTGCCAGCAAGGATGAGGAGCACGGGCGGCGCACAGGAGAGGCCTCGCACGCTGCGGGCGAGGAAGTCACCAAAGATGAGGGGGGAGCCGAGTAGCTTCATGGTTACATCAGTCTCTGACGGCTTAGGCTTGCGTGAGCGCAAGTCCATATTCTTGTATGCGTAAATCGATTCTACACAGCGTAACAGTGTTTGTCCGTACTCTTATCAAATCCCCATTGCCCTGCCCCGTGCAAGGGGTTTGTTGCACAGGTAGATGCCCAGCAGGATCACCCCGCCGCCCACCAGCATCGGTAGGGTCAACTGTTCGTCGAGCAGCAGTGCGCCACAGATCACCGCCGTGAGTGGATTAAGCGCGATAAACACCCCGGAGCGCGTCGCCCCGATACGCCGGATGCCATCGTAATAGCCGATATAGGCGAGTGCCGAGCCCAGCACGCCCAGGTACGCCAGGCTCAGCACCTGCGGTAAATGCAGGCTGCCAATGGCCTCAGACGTCATTCGCCCCAGGACCAGTGTGGTGAGGATGAGCATCAGGGTACCCAGCAGTATCGACCAGGTGACCGTCTGCAACGGGCCGAGGCTCTGATTCAGCCCACGGGAACACAGCGAGTAGACGCCCCACCCCACGACGCACCCGAAGATCAACAGATCTCCACGCCAGGTCTGGGTTGCTGGGTTCAGCACCTGCGGGTTACGACTGACAATCACCACGGCGGCGCCGGCCAGGCAAAAGGCGATACCGATCACCTTGATGGCACCCAGGCGCTCCTTGAACAACCACCAGGAGGCCAGCCCGATCACCGCCGGGTTCAACGCCACGATCAATGAGGCCCGCGACGCGTTGATGAACTGCAACCCATAGAAAAAACACAGGTTGTAGAAAAAGATGCCAAAGAAACCCAGTATCGCCAGTTGCCCCATCTGTCGAAGACTGGGGCGGGACAAGGCAATACGGGCGCACCCCATGAATGCCAGCAGGGCCAGGCTCGCCAGTACGAACCGCAGGCTTGCCGCCAGCAAGGGGTCGAGTGCACCGGTCAAATAGCGACCGGCCACGAAGGTGCCGCCCCAGATCATGGTGACGGCGGCCAACTTCACATAAATGATGCGATCCGAGGGTGAATGCACGGGCTGAGGCTCTAATGGCTTGAGGACCCCTGCATTCTTCTGGTAATTCGGTGTCATCGTAAAATGAGTAATTGCTCATGACCCTGACCCAACTCGAAATTTTCTCGCTGGTTGCCGAACTGCAGGGTTTTACCAGTGCAGCTCACCGCCTTGGTATCAGCCAGTCGGCGGTGTCCCACGCGATCAAAGGCCTGGAACAGGAACTGGGAGTGGCGTTGTTCAGGCGCCACCAGGCCCACGTGGAGCTTAGCGATATTGGCACGCAGCTACTGGGGCGCGCACGAGCGATGCTGGGGCTGGCCAATACCCTGCAACAGGAAGCGGCGGACGCGCGCGGCATGAAACGCGGGACCCTGCGAATCGGCTCATTCGGCCCGACCGCCTCGACCTACCTGCTGCCGAAGATCCTCAGCTGTTTTCGCCTCGAATACCCTGGCATCGAAGTGCATGTGGACGAGGGGCCCGACAGGCAAGTGATCCATTGGCTTGACGAGCGCCGGATTGATATTGGTTTTGTGGTGCTGGAGCAGGAGCGCTTCGATACCTTCGCGGTGTTCGAGGATCAGATGGTGGCGCTGCTGCCGGCCGATCACAGGCTGGCAACCTGCGAACACGTGAGCCTCAAGGATCTGTGCAGCGACCCTTTCGCGCTGACGGAGGCCGGCTCCGCTGAACTGGTGGTACGCCTGTTCAATGAGGCGCGGCTGACCCCGAATGTGCGTTATCGCTGCTCGCAATTGCTGAGTACCCTGGAAACCGTAAGCCGCGGGGATGCAGTAAGCGTAGTGGCGCAGGCATCGTTGCCTGCTGGGCGCGATTCGCGCTACGTGCAGCGCGCGCTGGCACCCCGCGTGTCGCGCCGGGTTGGCCTGGCGGTTCTGGATCGGCGCCAGTCTTCGCCAGCGGCGCTCGCGTTTATACGTATCGCCCAAGGACTGGAACTGTAGCAACTCGACACTCGCCGAGCTTATTCTGGCCCAGCCATCTATTATCGATTGAATCTGATTCCTGCAGCAGGCCGTTCCCTTCATGCCCCTGACCGTCAACGGCCCGCGAAAACGCGCCACTCGTTACTTGATCACGTCACTCAGTGTGTTGCTACCCATTGCGCTCGGGGTGGTCATTCTGCATTGGCAGGCCGAACGCACACTGGAACAAAATACCGCCCAGACTGCCCAGGAGGCGGTGCGCCAGTTCGACCTGATGCTCGACAACACCGCCCTCGCCGCCCAGGCCTTGCTGCCGTTGGCGGGCCAACCCTGCGATAACAGCGCGAAACTGGCCCTGCGCGAACAAGTCACGCGTCGGCCGTTCGTGCGTGCAACGACCTTGTCCTGGCAAAAAAATATCTACTGCAGCTCGCTGTTTGGCAGCGACTACGAATCACCGGTCAACCCGGACGATTACGTGGACGGGCGGTTATGGTTGATGAATGGCAACCCGGTGACGCCGGACACCGCACTCCTGGTTTACCGACTGGTAGACGGTGACAAAGCCGCTTTTGCGTCGATTGACGGTTACCACCTCACTAATGCGCTGCGCCTGATCAGCCGGTTCGCCCACTTGGTACTGCAGGTCGGCCCGAATTGGCTGGGCGCCGATGGCAAAGTGCATGACACCGCAGTACCGACGTTTGCCGTGGCCCATCATCACTTGGCGTCCGAACGCTATCACTACAGCGTCGATGCAGGCATGCCTGCCGGTGAAGTGTGGCGTTACATGCGATCCCGATACCCAGCGGTGTTCAGCCTGGTGGTGTTCTTCGGCGTGCTGGCGGGCGTGCTTGCACATTGGTTGCAAAAGCGCTCTTCGGCGCCGACTCACGAACTGCAACGGGCGTTGGGGGCCAATGAGTTCATCCCGTATTTCCAGCCGGTGGTGCGGGGTGATACGCGCGAGTGGGCAGGATGCGAAGTGCTGATGCGTTGGCAACACCCCAAGGAAGGCTTGGTGCGCCCCGACTTGTTTATCCCCCTGGCCGAACATTCAGGCCTGATCGTGCCGATGACGCGTGCGCTGCTGCGCCAGACCGCCACGCAACTGGCGCCCCATGCGGCGCGATTCCGCCCTGGCTTTCATATTGGCGTGAATATCACCGCACGCCACTGCCAGGATTTGGCGCTGGTGGACGACTGCCGTGAGTTTCTCGCGGCCTTTCCCGTCGGCCAGGTAACCCTGGTGCTGGAGTTGACCGAGCGTGAGTTGATCGAGCCCACCGACATCACCCGTCGCCTGTTCGACGCCTTGCACCAACTGGGGGTGATGATCGCCATTGATGACTTTGGTACCGGCCATTCCAGCCTGGGCTACTTGCGTAACTTCAATGTGGACTACTTGAAGATCGACCAGAGTTTTGTCGCCATGATCGGTGCCGATGCACTATCACGGCATATTCTGGACAGCATCATAGAACTGTCCGGCAAGCTTGACTTGGGCATCGTTGCAGAGGGTGTGGAAACCACGCAACAGTGCGAATACCTGGCGGCTCAAGGCGTGGATTTCCTGCAGGGCTACCTGTTCGGAAAGCCTTTACCCTGCGATGAATTTATTAAATCCCTGAGCCGCCATTGAATACCCCTGCACTACCTGGGCGGAAATAATGTTGTTCAAACAAAAGACATGATTTACTCGTGGCACATTAACTACTACAATTTTTCCTGCCTGTGCAGAATTCGCGGGACGGCTTCTTTCTTGAGTCGCCTTAAAGCGCTTGGCTTATAGCTTTGTCTGCAGTTGATATCAGCCAAATACACTATTGGAGTACAGATTTTGTCCAGACTCGCCGAATTTCGCGCAGCAGAAAAAGCCCTTCAAGAGCAGCTTGCCCAGCTGGAATCCCTGAAGAACGACGCCGGCCTGAAGAAAGAAATCGAATTCGAAGAAAAGCTTCAAGCCCTGATGAAAAGCTATGGCAAAGGCCTGCGCGATATCATTTCCATCCTTGATCCGAACCCGGGCAAGTCCAGCGCTGCTGCCGCTACCGCACCCAAACAGCGCCGCGCTCGCGTGGTCAAGGTTTACCAGAACCCACACACCGGTGAGCTGATCGAAACCAAAGGCGGCAACCACCGTGGCCTCAAGGCCTGGAAAGAACAGTACGGCGCCGCCACTGTAGATTCCTGGCTTCGCGGCTGATCGCCTGCACTAATAAAGAGCCCCGCTGATGCGGGGCTTTTTTTAATTCAATCGTTCGAATCCGAACTTAAATAACGTTTCATTATGTTCAGCATGGACGCCTGTTACACACTTAAAGTTTCAGGCTATCGCGCACCGAACTGACTTCATCCTTGCTGGCTTCGTACGCAGCGGCCTGCCCCGCGTATGAAAAAACATAGGCCTTATCGGTATCAACCGCCCCGACCAATGTTTGTGAAAGCACGTGACGCCCGTTCTCGGTAACCACGCAAGTAGTTTCCAGCGCTTCAAGGCGGCTCAATGTTGTAGGGCGCATCTTGCTGCACACACTTTGATACCCTCCCTGGGCAAAGTCTTTCTGGATGGACTTGCGCATCTCCAGCAATACCCCCTGGAGATTAACCTTGTGGCCCGTTTCAATCGGCGTGCCGGTCAATTCGATGACCATCAGGGTCGCGCCATTTTCATCATTCTTGATTGCTCGCTGCCGAGACACGGGCCGTGGCGCTACTGGCGCCTCACCGTCAGCCACGACCTCTTCGATCTGCCAGCCGCTGGGCCAATGAATCTCGGGGTCGGCCGCCATGGCCAGGGGGCTGGCCAACAGCAAACACACGACGCTCAACAGCGGTTTACGAAGTTCGATCATCACGCACAATACTCAAGGTCCAAGGGCCAAAGTTTGAGCCCCGGCGCCCATGGGCCGCAAGGCCTGCGAGGGCTTTTTCATTTGGCGCCCGGGGCGAGCCTTGCGTATCATGGCCCGGCTGCACGGATGCCAGCCGCAAGCCAAGGAACCGCTCACATCTTAGAGCCGCGTTTGCCCCATTTTTTCTGGAGGGCCCATGAGCCTGCACGAACTGAACACTTTCCCGGGCGTCACCGCCCAACCTGACACCGCCACCGCCCACTTCGTGTTCAACCACACCATGCTACGGGTCAAGGACATCACCAAGTCGCTGGACTTCTACACCCGCGTCCTGGGCTTTTCCCTGGTTGAAAAACGTGACTTCCCGGAAGCCGAATTCAGCCTGTACTTCCTGGCCCTGGTGGACAAGTCCCAGATCCCCGCTGACGCCGCCGAGCGTACCCAGTGGATGAAGTCGATCCCCGGCATCCTGGAGTTGACCCACAACCACGGCACCGAAAACGACGCCGACTTCGCCTACCACAACGGCAACACCGACCCGCGCGGCTTTGGCCATATCTGCATCTCGGTGCCGGATATCGTTGCGGCGTGTGAGCGTTTCGAAGCCCTGGGCTGCGACTTCCAGAAGCGCCTGACCGACGGCCGCATGAAGAGCCTGGCGTTCATCAAGGACCCGGATGCGTACTGGGTTGAAATCATTCAGCCAGCGCCGATGTAATCGTCACGAAAGTCTGTAGGAGCCCGCTCCGGCAGAACACAAAAAAAAGCCCCATGATCACTCATGGGGCTTTTTTCATTTCCGGGCCCTGGGTTTATGCAGGCGCAGAGGTACGGATCAGGTGATCGAAAGCACTCAAGGAAGCCTTGGCACCCTCACCCACCGCGATCACGATCTGCTTGTACGGCACCGTCGTGACGTCACCGGCAGCAAATACGCCGGGCAGTGACGTCTCGCCACGGGCATCGACGATGATCTCGCCGCGCGGTGTCAGCTCTACGGTGCCTTTGAGCCAGTCGGTGTTTGGCAGCAAACCGATCTGTACAAAGATCCCTTCCAGATCGAGGGTCTTGAACTCGCCGCTGTCGCGATCCTTGTACGCCAGGCCGGTGACTTTCTGGCCATCGCCTTTCACTTCACTGGTCAGCGCACTGGTGATCACGTCGACGTTAGGCAGGCTGTAGAGCTTGCGCTGCAAAACAGCGTCGGCGCGCAGCTTGCTGTCGAACTCGAGCAGGGTCACGTGGCTGACGATACCGGCCAGGTCGATGGCGGCTTCGACGCCGGAGTTACCGCCGCCGATCACCGCGACACGCTTGCCTTTGAACAGCGGACCGTCGCAGTGCGGGCAGAAGCAAACACCCTTGGCCTTGTATTCCTGCTCGCCCGGCACACCCATTTCTCTCCAGCGGGCACCGGTAGCCAGGATCACGGTCTTGGACTTGAGGGTCGCACCGCTCTCAAAACGAATTTCGTGCAGGTCACCGGCGTTTTTCGCCGGGATCAAGCTACTGGCGCGCTGCAGGTTCATGATGTCCACGTCGTACTGGCGTACATGAGCTTCCAGGGCGCTGGCCAGTTTCGGGCCTTCGGTTTCCTGTACCGAGATAAAGTTCTCGATCGACATGGTGTCCAGCACCTGCCCGCCGAACCGCTCGGCAGCGACGCCGGTGCGGATACCTTTGCGTGCGGCATAGATCGCTGCCGCCGAACCGGCTGGGCCACCGCCGACGACGAGGACATCAAAGGCGTCTTTGGCGCTGATTTTCTCGGCGGCTTTTTCGATACCGCTGGTGTCGAGCTTCGCGAGGATTTCTTCCAGGCCCATGCGGCCCTGGCCGAAGTTCACACCATTGAGGTACACGCTTGGCACCGCCATGATCTGGCGTTCGTCGACTTCAGCCTGGAACAGCGCGCCGTCGATGGCGACGTGGCGGATGTTGGGGTTGAGCACAGCCATCAGGTTCAGCGCCTGGACCACGTCCGGGCAGTTCTGGCAAGACAGCGAGAAGTAGGTCTCGAAGCTGAACTCGCCTTTGAGGGCGCGGATCTGTTCAATCACTTCGACACTGGCCTTCGACGGGTGGCCACCAACTTGCAGCAGGGCCAGCACCAACGAAGTGAATTCATGGCCCATGGGGATGCCGGCAAAACGCAGGCTGATATCGGCACCCGGGCGGTTGATGGAGAACGAAGGCTTACGCGCATCATCACCATCGGTTTTCAGGGTAATCAGCGTGGTGAGGCTGACAACATCCTGCAAGAGGGCAAGCATTTCCTGGGATTTCGCACCGTCGTCGAGGGAGGCGACGATCTCGATCGGCTGGGTGACCCGTTCCAGGTATGACTTCAACTGAGCTTTAAGATTGGCGTCCAACATACGGGCGATTTCCTATTAATTCGGTTTATTGCAGACAAAAAAACGCCCGAGCGAATCTCGCCCGGGCGTTTCGAGGGCGGATGCAGCTTACTTAAGTGCGGAATACCGCCCTTGAGACTTCACGACTTAGATCTTACCGACCAGGTCCAGGGACGGAGCCAGGGTGGCTTCGCCTTCTTTCCACTTG
Proteins encoded in this region:
- a CDS encoding aldo/keto reductase; this encodes MIYRTLGQSGLKVSALTLGTMMFGEQTNTEDSLRIIDKAWDQGINFIDTADVYTGGRSEEIVGEAIARHREDWVVASKVAIGPTDGLPNRSGLSRKRIFNALEASLSRLDTDYLDIYYLHREDHDTPLEVTVSAIGDLIRQGKIRYWGLSNYRGWRIAEVIRVAERLGVDKPVISQPLYNIVNRQAEVEQITAAAAYGLGVVPYSPLARGVLSGKYAPDVTPEAGSRAARQDKRILETEWRVESLRIAQQIQQYTQGRGVGIVEFAIAWVLNNSAVSSAIVGPRTEAQWDAYIGALDVKITTQDEAFIDSLVTPGHSSTPGFNDVGHFVSGRVART
- the rarD gene encoding EamA family transporter RarD; amino-acid sequence: MSKGVVLSVLASVLFAVMYYFTSLLTPLSGLEIFGWRMLLTVPCMTVFMIVSGEWRRVWELVRMLAGSPRLIAGVLLSSALLGVQLWLFMWAPLNGRSLDVSVGYFLLPLTMVLTGRLVWGEQLSYLQRIAVFLAALGVVNELYQAGGFSWATLVVIIGYPVYFIVRKYLKTDHLGGLWLDMALMLPVAWWFVQSGEQGFAVMEAHPKLYALIPMLGLISASALVSYIIASRLLAFSLFGLLSYVEPVLLLGVALILGEGIKGGEWLTYIPIWLAVMVLVFEGFKHLVRQRKA
- the hppD gene encoding 4-hydroxyphenylpyruvate dioxygenase, with amino-acid sequence MADLYENPMGLMGFEFIEFASPTPGTLEPIFEIMGFTKVATHRSKNVHLYRQGEINLILNNEPNSIASYFAAEHGPSVCGMAFRVKDSQKAYNRALELGAQPIHIETGPMELNLPAIKGIGGAPLYLIDRFGEGSSIYDIDFVYLDGVERHPQGAGLKVIDHLTHNVYRGRMAYWASFYEKLFNFREARYFDIKGEYTGLTSKAMSAPDGMIRIPLNEESSKGAGQIEEFLMQFNGEGIQHVAFLTDDLVKTWDALKNIGMRFMTAPPDTYYEMLEGRLPNHGEPVDQLQARGILLDGSSIEGDKRLLLQIFSETLMGPVFFEFIQRKGDDGFGEGNFKALFESIERDQVRRGVLTAE
- a CDS encoding DMT family transporter, producing the protein MHSPSDRIIYVKLAAVTMIWGGTFVAGRYLTGALDPLLAASLRFVLASLALLAFMGCARIALSRPSLRQMGQLAILGFFGIFFYNLCFFYGLQFINASRASLIVALNPAVIGLASWWLFKERLGAIKVIGIAFCLAGAAVVIVSRNPQVLNPATQTWRGDLLIFGCVVGWGVYSLCSRGLNQSLGPLQTVTWSILLGTLMLILTTLVLGRMTSEAIGSLHLPQVLSLAYLGVLGSALAYIGYYDGIRRIGATRSGVFIALNPLTAVICGALLLDEQLTLPMLVGGGVILLGIYLCNKPLARGRAMGI
- a CDS encoding LysR family transcriptional regulator, with product MTLTQLEIFSLVAELQGFTSAAHRLGISQSAVSHAIKGLEQELGVALFRRHQAHVELSDIGTQLLGRARAMLGLANTLQQEAADARGMKRGTLRIGSFGPTASTYLLPKILSCFRLEYPGIEVHVDEGPDRQVIHWLDERRIDIGFVVLEQERFDTFAVFEDQMVALLPADHRLATCEHVSLKDLCSDPFALTEAGSAELVVRLFNEARLTPNVRYRCSQLLSTLETVSRGDAVSVVAQASLPAGRDSRYVQRALAPRVSRRVGLAVLDRRQSSPAALAFIRIAQGLEL
- a CDS encoding EAL domain-containing protein is translated as MPLTVNGPRKRATRYLITSLSVLLPIALGVVILHWQAERTLEQNTAQTAQEAVRQFDLMLDNTALAAQALLPLAGQPCDNSAKLALREQVTRRPFVRATTLSWQKNIYCSSLFGSDYESPVNPDDYVDGRLWLMNGNPVTPDTALLVYRLVDGDKAAFASIDGYHLTNALRLISRFAHLVLQVGPNWLGADGKVHDTAVPTFAVAHHHLASERYHYSVDAGMPAGEVWRYMRSRYPAVFSLVVFFGVLAGVLAHWLQKRSSAPTHELQRALGANEFIPYFQPVVRGDTREWAGCEVLMRWQHPKEGLVRPDLFIPLAEHSGLIVPMTRALLRQTATQLAPHAARFRPGFHIGVNITARHCQDLALVDDCREFLAAFPVGQVTLVLELTERELIEPTDITRRLFDALHQLGVMIAIDDFGTGHSSLGYLRNFNVDYLKIDQSFVAMIGADALSRHILDSIIELSGKLDLGIVAEGVETTQQCEYLAAQGVDFLQGYLFGKPLPCDEFIKSLSRH
- a CDS encoding histone-like nucleoid-structuring protein, MvaT/MvaU family, which gives rise to MSRLAEFRAAEKALQEQLAQLESLKNDAGLKKEIEFEEKLQALMKSYGKGLRDIISILDPNPGKSSAAAATAPKQRRARVVKVYQNPHTGELIETKGGNHRGLKAWKEQYGAATVDSWLRG
- a CDS encoding DUF4946 domain-containing protein yields the protein MIELRKPLLSVVCLLLASPLAMAADPEIHWPSGWQIEEVVADGEAPVAPRPVSRQRAIKNDENGATLMVIELTGTPIETGHKVNLQGVLLEMRKSIQKDFAQGGYQSVCSKMRPTTLSRLEALETTCVVTENGRHVLSQTLVGAVDTDKAYVFSYAGQAAAYEASKDEVSSVRDSLKL
- the gloA gene encoding lactoylglutathione lyase, coding for MSLHELNTFPGVTAQPDTATAHFVFNHTMLRVKDITKSLDFYTRVLGFSLVEKRDFPEAEFSLYFLALVDKSQIPADAAERTQWMKSIPGILELTHNHGTENDADFAYHNGNTDPRGFGHICISVPDIVAACERFEALGCDFQKRLTDGRMKSLAFIKDPDAYWVEIIQPAPM
- the ahpF gene encoding alkyl hydroperoxide reductase subunit F → MLDANLKAQLKSYLERVTQPIEIVASLDDGAKSQEMLALLQDVVSLTTLITLKTDGDDARKPSFSINRPGADISLRFAGIPMGHEFTSLVLALLQVGGHPSKASVEVIEQIRALKGEFSFETYFSLSCQNCPDVVQALNLMAVLNPNIRHVAIDGALFQAEVDERQIMAVPSVYLNGVNFGQGRMGLEEILAKLDTSGIEKAAEKISAKDAFDVLVVGGGPAGSAAAIYAARKGIRTGVAAERFGGQVLDTMSIENFISVQETEGPKLASALEAHVRQYDVDIMNLQRASSLIPAKNAGDLHEIRFESGATLKSKTVILATGARWREMGVPGEQEYKAKGVCFCPHCDGPLFKGKRVAVIGGGNSGVEAAIDLAGIVSHVTLLEFDSKLRADAVLQRKLYSLPNVDVITSALTSEVKGDGQKVTGLAYKDRDSGEFKTLDLEGIFVQIGLLPNTDWLKGTVELTPRGEIIVDARGETSLPGVFAAGDVTTVPYKQIVIAVGEGAKASLSAFDHLIRTSAPA